One part of the Pseudoalteromonas ulvae UL12 genome encodes these proteins:
- a CDS encoding DUF962 domain-containing protein, translating to MSMSKNQQTFEQFYQFYLSQHQNRVCRWLHFIGTLLLILLTVFSLYTTQYTLLWLLPCIGYGFAWIGHFVFEQNKPATFKAPVRSLLADFRLFFDMLCGHYH from the coding sequence ATGAGTATGAGCAAAAATCAGCAAACCTTTGAGCAGTTTTATCAATTCTACTTGTCGCAACACCAAAATCGAGTATGTCGTTGGTTGCATTTCATCGGCACACTTTTGCTTATTTTACTGACGGTCTTTAGCCTTTATACAACTCAATATACGCTATTATGGCTGCTACCATGCATCGGCTACGGGTTTGCTTGGATTGGTCACTTTGTGTTTGAGCAAAACAAACCGGCGACATTTAAAGCCCCGGTTAGAAGTTTACTTGCTGATTTTAGACTCTTTTTTGATATGCTC
- a CDS encoding cyclic nucleotide-binding domain-containing protein: MSFDAFLQDWFGYTIYFIAYIAALGAFGCSSIFWLRVLTIFSSACFVVYYYIIPADPLWLDIFSEGALVVINAAMIALLWYREKSIRFSEEEKELYATIFSRFSPFEFYKLIKVGKWQTFEPEDVLTKQGKKVPALYFIYNGEVNVVVDGKTIVQLRDGYFVGEMSFTLEQAANADVIVSVPTRILYWPQDILQDLLKRNPAMKNAVEAMITQDLAKKLRQG, encoded by the coding sequence ATGTCATTTGATGCATTTTTACAAGACTGGTTTGGTTACACGATTTATTTTATTGCTTACATCGCCGCTTTAGGCGCATTTGGCTGTAGTTCTATTTTTTGGTTACGTGTATTAACTATTTTTTCGTCTGCGTGCTTTGTTGTTTATTATTATATTATCCCGGCTGATCCCCTTTGGCTTGATATCTTCTCTGAAGGGGCGTTGGTGGTCATTAATGCTGCGATGATTGCGCTTCTATGGTATCGGGAGAAATCAATCCGCTTTAGTGAAGAAGAAAAGGAGCTATACGCAACGATCTTTTCTCGTTTTAGTCCATTTGAATTTTATAAATTAATCAAAGTAGGTAAATGGCAAACTTTTGAACCAGAAGATGTATTAACTAAGCAAGGTAAAAAAGTCCCGGCTTTGTATTTCATTTATAATGGTGAGGTGAATGTTGTCGTCGATGGCAAAACCATTGTACAACTTCGAGATGGCTATTTTGTTGGGGAAATGAGCTTCACGTTGGAGCAAGCAGCCAATGCGGATGTTATCGTGTCAGTGCCCACACGAATTTTGTATTGGCCACAAGATATACTGCAAGATTTACTAAAACGTAATCCTGCGATGAAAAATGCCGTAGAGGCGATGATCACCCAGGATTTAGCAAAAAAACTACGTCAGGGCTAA
- a CDS encoding RNA recognition motif domain-containing protein: MKILVRNLAKSVTENELTALFSQYGAVQSCSLVLDSQTGQSKGFGFITLPKVGEAKVAIKELNGINLSGSVIRVKKAEDKPTE, from the coding sequence ATGAAAATTTTAGTACGTAACCTTGCAAAATCTGTCACAGAAAACGAATTAACCGCCCTTTTTAGTCAATACGGAGCGGTTCAATCGTGTTCGCTGGTACTTGATTCACAAACAGGCCAATCTAAGGGGTTTGGTTTTATTACTCTACCTAAAGTGGGTGAAGCGAAAGTGGCCATTAAAGAATTAAATGGCATCAATTTATCAGGTTCTGTGATCAGAGTTAAAAAAGCAGAAGATAAACCAACTGAATAA
- a CDS encoding outer membrane lipoprotein: MSRALTITFSFLICLIPTLLAAHPYERNKAVPVEKVLFGSINSVKHLTEQEIRYDKDNGWHRFGGALIGGAIGNQFGDGSGQVAATILGAMIGSNMSKSHTRSGQIIQHQLVELLITTEQDEQFMVLQDYDNRMVFKNGDKVRLVYLTNGLVRVDIAY, encoded by the coding sequence ATGTCTCGCGCATTGACAATCACGTTTTCATTTTTGATATGTTTGATACCAACACTGCTTGCCGCTCACCCTTATGAGCGCAACAAAGCAGTGCCAGTTGAAAAAGTATTATTTGGTTCAATTAATAGCGTTAAACACCTAACAGAACAAGAGATCCGGTATGACAAAGATAACGGCTGGCATCGATTCGGCGGAGCCTTGATTGGCGGGGCAATCGGTAATCAGTTTGGTGATGGCAGTGGACAGGTAGCTGCCACCATTTTAGGCGCAATGATTGGCAGTAATATGTCAAAGAGCCACACCCGTTCAGGACAAATTATTCAGCATCAATTGGTCGAATTGTTAATTACAACAGAACAAGATGAACAGTTTATGGTGCTACAAGATTATGATAATCGAATGGTGTTCAAAAATGGTGATAAAGTGCGTTTGGTTTATCTTACCAATGGCCTAGTGAGGGTCGATATAGCCTACTAA
- the lpoB gene encoding penicillin-binding protein activator LpoB produces the protein MKHTYLISALAISVLTLSGCANRAVVSYGDANAVETTDISFGSTDLQKMANEMTDSMLLSPVVGTLTQNNRPVVFVERIKNKTSEHIDTESVTDSISTKLLRSGKFRFVDMTRVDAVKAQLNFQNDSGMVDQNKAVSFGKQTGAQYMLYGNLSSIVKTNKDVADVYYKFTLRLLDLESGLIEWADETEIRKTRQKAKIGW, from the coding sequence ATGAAACATACATACTTAATTAGCGCGCTTGCAATCAGTGTTCTAACACTATCGGGTTGTGCAAACCGTGCCGTTGTCAGTTACGGTGATGCCAATGCCGTCGAAACAACCGACATCAGTTTTGGTTCCACTGATTTACAAAAAATGGCGAATGAAATGACCGATTCAATGCTGCTTTCTCCTGTCGTCGGCACCTTAACTCAAAACAACCGCCCTGTTGTATTTGTTGAGCGAATTAAAAATAAAACCAGCGAACACATCGATACTGAATCTGTGACAGACTCTATCTCGACTAAATTGCTTCGTTCAGGAAAGTTTCGCTTTGTAGACATGACTCGTGTCGATGCAGTCAAAGCGCAACTCAATTTTCAAAACGATTCTGGAATGGTAGATCAAAATAAAGCCGTGTCGTTTGGTAAACAAACCGGTGCGCAATACATGCTGTATGGGAACCTATCAAGCATAGTGAAAACCAACAAAGATGTTGCCGATGTCTATTACAAATTCACCTTACGTTTACTCGATTTAGAAAGCGGACTCATTGAGTGGGCAGATGAAACAGAGATCCGCAAAACTCGTCAAAAAGCCAAGATTGGCTGGTAA
- a CDS encoding YcfL family protein, with protein MKLSQHILLATFCVISLGCVHNPITTGVGTSLIPATTKSLDQEQLKQYISIDNSALANRLHLTQSLARYHNDYLQVNVSVKSDYHKSQKLQYQFSWFDSAGFEIDATKQNWQAIDLHGGQHTQLTGLAKNKQATHFKLYIREVATQLQRF; from the coding sequence ATGAAACTCTCTCAGCATATATTGCTCGCGACCTTTTGCGTTATCAGCTTAGGCTGTGTGCATAATCCAATCACGACTGGAGTGGGTACATCACTGATCCCCGCAACCACAAAATCATTAGATCAAGAGCAATTAAAGCAATACATCTCAATCGACAATTCAGCATTAGCCAATCGATTGCATTTAACACAGTCCTTAGCACGCTATCATAATGATTATCTACAAGTGAACGTCTCTGTGAAAAGTGATTATCATAAATCGCAAAAACTACAATATCAGTTTAGTTGGTTTGATAGCGCAGGATTTGAAATCGATGCAACCAAGCAAAATTGGCAAGCTATTGATCTTCATGGTGGACAACATACCCAATTAACTGGTTTAGCTAAAAACAAACAAGCTACACATTTTAAACTTTATATTCGTGAAGTGGCCACACAACTTCAACGCTTTTAA
- a CDS encoding COG3014 family protein, translating into MRLIKLPHIMCFGLCLAINGCASMQFGDLFSTYSQQLTPTRQLINANQPQQALTTLSQHTKGSNNYLVSLLEHAKTAHFAKNYAHSETVFAEVIDILKQEELKAAIQISNTTQHISALVTNDTALEYTLPYYEQVMVHHYQALNYLYMNNIESAVIEARKAYQVQQRALKDQELDLVNQQLTQSVTLDSLSNTYAELDRIIGNDLKGIDNPYTAVLSAILLESADEANNAYISYQSALALNPTNAYLQQQVERLSSQLGIEEHSTLGNKGIHDSDNQLIVLIEQSLIPKKQEQNINLPIYTSQGEMRFYSVALPSYSQAQPSVPISISLNGSNLNSQPLVDFQALAAANLKQIMPTLIARQTARLIAKEQVRKKLAKEGGDVGNVLATLYNIASERADTRSWLTLPANAQIITSPLSDNTDELLVHYRGHSHAVAINPKHQGVTLVTIYTADQLFNVETSYL; encoded by the coding sequence ATGCGCCTTATAAAATTACCGCACATAATGTGTTTTGGACTGTGCTTAGCCATTAATGGTTGTGCATCGATGCAATTTGGTGACTTATTTTCAACTTATAGCCAACAATTAACGCCCACACGGCAATTAATTAATGCCAATCAACCACAACAAGCACTCACTACACTTTCGCAGCATACTAAAGGTTCAAACAATTATCTTGTGTCGTTACTTGAACACGCTAAAACAGCGCACTTTGCAAAAAACTACGCTCACAGCGAGACTGTGTTTGCTGAAGTTATCGACATACTGAAACAAGAAGAGTTAAAAGCAGCGATTCAAATTAGCAATACCACACAGCACATTAGTGCTTTGGTGACGAATGATACCGCTCTTGAGTATACGCTCCCTTATTACGAACAAGTGATGGTGCACCATTACCAAGCATTAAATTACTTGTACATGAACAACATTGAGTCTGCAGTGATTGAAGCCCGAAAAGCTTATCAAGTACAGCAGCGGGCACTCAAAGATCAGGAACTCGATTTAGTTAATCAACAACTCACGCAATCCGTTACCTTAGATTCATTATCCAATACCTACGCTGAATTAGACCGCATAATAGGAAATGACCTTAAAGGGATCGATAACCCCTATACAGCCGTACTTTCAGCGATTTTACTCGAAAGTGCTGATGAGGCTAATAATGCTTATATTTCCTATCAATCAGCACTCGCACTTAATCCAACTAACGCTTATTTACAACAGCAAGTCGAGCGTTTGTCTTCACAGTTAGGGATCGAAGAGCATTCAACTCTTGGCAATAAGGGCATCCATGATTCAGACAATCAATTAATCGTTCTAATCGAACAATCACTGATCCCAAAAAAACAAGAACAAAACATTAATTTACCCATATACACAAGCCAAGGTGAGATGCGATTTTACAGTGTGGCATTACCTTCTTACTCACAAGCTCAACCGAGTGTTCCTATCAGTATTTCACTCAATGGATCAAACCTGAATAGCCAGCCATTAGTTGATTTTCAAGCATTGGCTGCAGCCAATTTAAAACAAATAATGCCGACTCTCATTGCCCGTCAAACCGCTCGATTGATTGCAAAAGAACAAGTTAGAAAAAAACTGGCTAAAGAAGGCGGTGACGTAGGAAATGTATTAGCAACTCTGTACAACATCGCCTCTGAACGTGCAGATACACGAAGCTGGTTAACTTTACCTGCTAACGCACAAATAATTACCAGCCCGTTGTCTGATAATACAGACGAGTTGTTGGTTCATTACCGTGGCCACAGCCATGCTGTTGCTATTAATCCAAAACATCAAGGGGTGACGTTAGTGACTATTTATACCGCCGATCAACTCTTTAATGTTGAAACTAGTTATTTATAA
- a CDS encoding YehS family protein, whose translation MINNLVLRRLRYALNLREDSMQALFLLAGHKIKPFSISCLLKKEDEEGYIECTDVVLEKFLDGLIIDKRGVREEQPDTTTVPSTERVRLNNNIILKKIRVALELREEDMLEVMKFADFRVTKAELGGLFRKRGSRNFKPCGDQFMRNFLTGLCLKFRPKG comes from the coding sequence ATGATCAATAATTTAGTACTTCGTCGTTTACGTTACGCCTTAAATCTTCGTGAAGACAGCATGCAAGCCTTATTTTTACTTGCAGGACATAAAATCAAGCCATTCTCTATTAGCTGCTTACTTAAAAAAGAAGATGAAGAAGGGTACATAGAATGTACAGATGTTGTATTGGAAAAGTTTTTAGATGGGCTCATTATTGATAAACGTGGTGTTAGAGAAGAGCAGCCCGATACCACAACAGTACCGAGTACTGAACGCGTACGACTGAATAACAACATTATTCTTAAAAAAATCCGAGTTGCACTCGAGTTACGCGAAGAGGATATGCTTGAGGTGATGAAGTTCGCAGATTTTAGAGTGACAAAAGCTGAGTTAGGTGGCTTATTCCGTAAACGTGGCAGTCGAAACTTTAAACCATGTGGCGACCAATTTATGCGTAATTTCTTAACTGGCTTGTGTTTGAAATTTCGCCCTAAAGGGTAA
- a CDS encoding DEAD/DEAH box helicase: MTDTTQVRFDQLNLLSPVLQAITDMGYTSPTPIQAKAIPSLLAGKDVLGEAQTGTGKTAAFGLPLLSRLDADLKQPQMLVVCPTRELAIQVAEALTDFSKHIRGLFVATVYGGQSYTPQLRDLARGPQIVVGTPGRMMDHIKKGRLKLDNLKACVLDEADEMLNMGFLEDIEWILKQIPEQTQMAFFSATMPAPIKKITNQFLTDPVHVKIEIVKSDKPKITQKSWLVSRIGKTTGLERIAEVVDYDAMIVFVRTRNDTLVLAEHLVSKGFKASALNGDMQQQDRERIVDQLKTGRINILIATDVVARGLDVPRITHVINYDLPHDSESYVHRIGRTGRAGREGEAILFASHREVRSLHRLERITDGKIETFNMPTAEELGQSRIERTQAALTKSVAENDLEKFQAIVSKMAEESSLTPLELASALLFESQIALPFHPKADPAEREFNRNDRSRDRDNRGERGERRERAPRPRRDNADFDTYRFDVGRTHGVRPGDIVGAVANEIKIDSNDIGQIRLFDGHTHVDLPKNMPKPAFDKLQQVLIRKRKISPSLVTAEQAAAADAEFRQRAPRQDRSDRPRRDSQPRRRNDRGDKKPVRSFKAGAEQRSRPSFES, encoded by the coding sequence ATGACAGATACGACACAAGTTCGCTTTGACCAATTAAACCTACTTTCTCCAGTACTTCAAGCTATTACAGATATGGGCTACACGAGTCCTACTCCTATACAAGCAAAAGCAATTCCGTCTTTATTAGCAGGTAAAGATGTGCTCGGCGAAGCGCAAACAGGTACTGGTAAAACAGCGGCTTTTGGTCTGCCTTTATTATCACGTTTAGACGCTGATTTAAAACAACCACAAATGCTAGTTGTGTGCCCAACACGTGAGCTTGCAATTCAGGTAGCAGAAGCCCTAACTGATTTCTCTAAGCATATCCGCGGTTTATTTGTTGCAACCGTTTACGGTGGCCAATCTTATACACCACAATTACGTGATTTAGCCCGTGGCCCGCAAATAGTTGTTGGTACACCTGGCCGTATGATGGATCACATCAAAAAAGGTCGTTTAAAGTTAGATAACCTTAAAGCATGTGTTTTAGATGAAGCTGATGAAATGCTCAACATGGGCTTCCTAGAAGACATCGAGTGGATCCTTAAACAAATTCCAGAACAAACGCAAATGGCATTTTTCTCAGCAACAATGCCTGCTCCAATCAAGAAAATTACAAATCAATTCTTAACTGATCCTGTTCACGTTAAAATTGAAATCGTTAAATCTGATAAACCAAAGATTACTCAAAAATCGTGGTTAGTAAGCCGTATTGGTAAAACAACTGGCTTAGAGCGTATTGCTGAAGTTGTTGATTATGATGCGATGATTGTATTCGTTCGTACACGTAACGATACATTAGTATTAGCTGAACATTTAGTCAGCAAAGGCTTTAAAGCATCTGCACTTAATGGTGATATGCAACAGCAAGATCGTGAGCGTATTGTTGACCAATTAAAAACTGGCCGAATCAATATTTTAATTGCGACAGATGTTGTTGCACGTGGTCTAGACGTTCCGCGTATCACACATGTAATCAATTACGATTTACCACATGACTCAGAGTCGTATGTTCACCGTATTGGTCGTACAGGTCGTGCTGGTCGTGAAGGCGAAGCTATTTTGTTTGCATCACATCGTGAAGTCCGCAGTTTACACCGCTTAGAGCGTATCACAGACGGTAAGATTGAAACATTCAACATGCCAACAGCAGAAGAATTAGGTCAATCACGTATCGAACGTACTCAAGCTGCATTAACTAAATCAGTTGCTGAAAATGATTTAGAAAAATTCCAAGCTATCGTGAGTAAAATGGCTGAAGAGTCGAGTTTGACACCGCTTGAATTAGCCAGTGCTTTACTGTTTGAAAGCCAAATTGCGTTACCATTCCACCCTAAAGCTGACCCAGCTGAGCGTGAATTTAACCGCAATGATCGTTCTCGTGACCGTGATAATAGAGGTGAGCGTGGTGAGCGCCGCGAACGTGCGCCACGTCCACGTCGTGATAACGCAGATTTTGATACGTACCGTTTTGACGTAGGCCGTACACATGGTGTGCGTCCTGGTGATATCGTCGGCGCTGTTGCGAACGAGATTAAAATTGACTCAAATGATATCGGCCAAATCCGTTTATTTGATGGTCATACTCATGTTGACTTACCAAAGAATATGCCTAAACCGGCTTTTGATAAATTACAGCAAGTACTTATTCGTAAACGTAAAATATCACCAAGCTTAGTGACAGCAGAACAAGCTGCAGCAGCTGATGCCGAGTTCCGCCAACGTGCACCTCGTCAAGATCGCTCAGATCGTCCTCGTCGTGATTCTCAACCACGTCGTCGCAATGATCGTGGTGATAAAAAGCCAGTCCGCAGCTTTAAAGCTGGTGCAGAGCAAAGAAGCCGTCCAAGCTTCGAATCATAA
- a CDS encoding RsmB/NOP family class I SAM-dependent RNA methyltransferase: protein MSKFVLTPRVCHSTIRILEDVVNKQLALDKAYSYQFQNMELTSQEHADITQVVGSIIRKLNLYLTILEITSDKLIENQASLFVVWSILNDLATPSHIQHTEQQVREFNSRIDSLTTNVVLQDGCPDWLDTLGHEQLAEQWPAERAALSLPPKRYIRVNTLKGDQATLKNQLQAEGITAIDVPNLANVLEITSNSSLFKSTAFQNGLFEQQDPGSVLILNALDVKPGHKVIDACAGAGGKSLGLASQMKRKGRLLAMDIEQHKLDTLKVRAKRASADNIETRLITSSKTIKRLKLSTDRLLLDVPCSGLGVLKRNPDAKWHRDMSVTLPDLLALQADILTRYTKMLKVGGEVVYATCSILPCENQDQIDKFLAENQNFELLASETISPANTGFDGFYWAKLRRITE, encoded by the coding sequence ATGTCAAAGTTTGTGCTTACACCTCGCGTTTGCCACTCTACTATTCGTATTTTAGAAGATGTAGTAAACAAGCAACTTGCTTTAGATAAGGCATATTCATATCAATTTCAGAATATGGAATTGACTAGTCAAGAACACGCTGACATCACCCAAGTAGTAGGCAGTATCATACGCAAGTTAAATCTTTATTTAACAATACTTGAAATTACTTCTGATAAACTTATTGAAAATCAAGCATCTTTGTTTGTTGTCTGGTCTATTTTAAACGATTTAGCAACTCCGTCTCACATACAGCATACCGAGCAACAAGTGAGAGAATTTAACAGTCGTATTGATAGTTTAACAACAAATGTGGTGTTACAAGACGGATGCCCTGATTGGTTAGATACGCTTGGTCATGAACAATTAGCTGAACAATGGCCTGCAGAACGAGCCGCCCTTTCACTCCCACCAAAGCGCTATATTCGAGTTAATACACTTAAAGGTGACCAAGCAACACTCAAGAATCAATTGCAAGCTGAAGGTATCACCGCCATTGATGTGCCTAACTTAGCCAACGTGTTAGAAATCACCTCGAATTCTAGCTTATTCAAAAGTACTGCCTTTCAAAATGGACTTTTTGAACAGCAAGATCCAGGCTCTGTGTTAATTCTTAATGCGCTTGATGTAAAACCCGGTCACAAAGTCATTGATGCATGTGCCGGTGCAGGTGGTAAGTCATTAGGATTGGCTTCTCAAATGAAACGTAAAGGGCGTTTATTAGCGATGGATATAGAGCAACATAAGCTTGATACACTCAAAGTGCGAGCCAAAAGAGCCAGTGCAGATAATATTGAAACTCGGTTAATAACTTCAAGCAAAACAATCAAGCGTTTAAAACTAAGTACAGACAGGCTGTTACTCGATGTCCCTTGCTCAGGACTAGGTGTGCTAAAAAGAAATCCGGATGCTAAATGGCATCGGGATATGTCAGTCACCCTACCCGATTTACTTGCTTTACAAGCAGACATTTTGACTCGATACACAAAAATGTTAAAAGTTGGTGGCGAGGTTGTTTATGCAACTTGTTCTATTTTACCTTGCGAAAATCAAGATCAAATCGACAAATTTCTGGCTGAAAACCAAAACTTTGAATTACTAGCATCTGAAACTATTTCACCAGCCAATACCGGTTTTGATGGTTTTTATTGGGCTAAGTTACGTCGTATTACTGAATAA
- a CDS encoding adenylate/guanylate cyclase domain-containing protein translates to MKPNFNAPVPISSQENDHIIDYIKSHNAAVLTIMFTDIVGFTEITEKKGDQFSSLIHQEHDQLLSDIIEKQYSGLVIKFIGDSVMAIFAEPSVGVETAIAIQQQIKQLTVDDKALSIRIGLHVGQVSVENDVQLDIFGRHVNRASRIENLAQGDQILMSYSVFDSASGWLKSQSNLAWKDHGFYKLKGITEKVNVFEVYLPSTNSARKPKQGAVYSVNFIYVYAISFLVSMSIFYYSYQEYIVPKLFFIEQQSSELRIVDTHQHDELVVLDGKNQFKNNGLFKSEYLLYYPISKFERQYSIISVNYGVNNINTDYDSWVLPRLNFYNIKQGINKYNQEFEVLYWQDGIMKIQNFYLSMTIEKINNLVDFNFVIEKSNHIDTYKTKIELSEKRIEHFEDEIIWQDSLFNLTLKAHQTNGSLTGELVGHFK, encoded by the coding sequence ATGAAGCCAAACTTTAACGCACCAGTGCCGATATCATCGCAAGAAAATGATCATATTATTGATTATATCAAAAGTCATAATGCCGCTGTATTAACGATTATGTTTACGGATATTGTCGGCTTTACTGAAATTACCGAAAAAAAAGGGGATCAGTTTTCAAGTCTCATCCATCAAGAGCATGACCAGCTATTGAGCGATATTATTGAAAAACAATACAGTGGTTTAGTTATAAAATTTATAGGTGACTCAGTGATGGCCATATTTGCAGAGCCTTCTGTTGGAGTCGAAACGGCCATTGCTATACAGCAGCAAATTAAGCAACTGACTGTGGATGATAAAGCATTATCAATTCGGATTGGCTTGCATGTGGGACAGGTATCCGTCGAAAATGATGTACAACTTGATATTTTTGGTCGGCATGTCAATAGAGCATCCCGTATTGAAAATTTAGCTCAGGGTGACCAAATTTTGATGAGTTATTCGGTATTTGACAGTGCAAGCGGTTGGTTAAAATCACAATCAAATCTCGCCTGGAAAGATCATGGTTTTTATAAACTAAAAGGGATCACAGAAAAAGTGAACGTGTTTGAAGTTTATTTACCAAGTACCAATTCAGCCAGAAAACCAAAACAAGGCGCAGTATATTCAGTTAACTTTATATATGTGTATGCGATTTCTTTTTTAGTGAGTATGTCTATATTTTATTATTCTTATCAAGAATACATTGTTCCTAAATTATTTTTTATTGAACAGCAGTCTAGTGAGCTTAGAATTGTGGATACTCATCAGCATGATGAACTTGTTGTCCTGGATGGGAAGAATCAATTTAAAAACAATGGTTTATTTAAAAGTGAATATCTACTTTATTATCCAATATCTAAGTTTGAAAGACAGTACTCAATCATTTCGGTCAATTACGGTGTTAATAATATCAACACTGATTACGATAGTTGGGTATTGCCACGGTTAAATTTCTATAATATAAAGCAAGGTATTAATAAATATAATCAAGAATTCGAAGTGTTATATTGGCAAGATGGAATAATGAAAATTCAAAACTTTTACTTGTCCATGACGATTGAAAAGATAAACAATTTAGTCGATTTCAATTTTGTTATTGAGAAATCTAACCATATCGATACATATAAAACAAAGATTGAGTTGTCAGAGAAAAGAATTGAGCATTTTGAAGATGAAATTATTTGGCAAGACTCACTTTTTAATTTGACCCTAAAAGCACATCAAACAAATGGTTCACTAACAGGAGAGCTTGTTGGTCACTTCAAATAG
- a CDS encoding tyrosine-type recombinase/integrase: MFISLVDTLKQLRYQIAHLDDETLHSEYPQLNEFLRSLTSTVPTVLTELKFLYLFLYVYGRKSESTFNRFRNEIERFHLWAWLIAEKSVFDLKREDIESYVEFVIEPDNAWISDSVQWRYKDINGQRIANDKWRPFMVKTHRISQQTISSMFTALNVFYKFAILEEKTFANFVPVVKKNCPYLITQSQINQPDTLSDIQWEYVFGITKDLATENPNLERNLFTLACLKGLYLRISELSERPQWSPVMSHFWQDNDGFWFLRVMGKGNKLRDVTLSSDFLEYLKRYRRYRGLPSLPTVDEPHAIIHKLRGQGGMEVRQIRRLVQQSFDLAEKSLRKDGFIDDADQLCSATAHWLRHTGATHDAQSRPLKHLSEDLGHAKLATTDQIYIQTNVKERAKSGITRKI; the protein is encoded by the coding sequence ATGTTCATTTCTCTCGTTGATACCTTAAAACAGTTACGATACCAAATAGCTCATTTAGATGATGAGACGTTACATTCAGAATACCCTCAACTGAATGAATTTTTGCGATCATTAACTTCCACCGTTCCTACCGTTTTGACTGAATTAAAGTTCTTATATTTATTTTTGTATGTATATGGCCGAAAGTCAGAATCTACTTTCAATCGTTTTAGGAACGAAATCGAACGATTTCATCTATGGGCTTGGTTAATTGCTGAAAAATCTGTTTTTGATCTAAAACGTGAAGACATTGAATCTTATGTGGAATTTGTGATTGAACCAGATAATGCATGGATAAGTGATTCTGTACAATGGCGTTATAAAGATATAAATGGTCAACGGATTGCGAATGATAAATGGCGACCATTTATGGTGAAAACTCACCGTATCAGTCAACAAACCATTTCATCTATGTTTACTGCGTTAAATGTTTTTTATAAGTTTGCGATTTTAGAAGAAAAAACGTTTGCTAATTTTGTTCCTGTAGTCAAAAAAAATTGCCCCTACTTGATTACCCAATCTCAGATTAATCAACCCGATACTTTAAGTGATATTCAGTGGGAATATGTATTTGGTATAACCAAAGATTTAGCTACTGAAAATCCAAACTTAGAACGCAACTTGTTCACATTGGCGTGCTTAAAAGGTTTATATCTTCGAATTTCTGAATTATCAGAACGACCTCAGTGGTCCCCTGTTATGTCCCATTTTTGGCAAGATAATGATGGTTTTTGGTTTTTACGTGTAATGGGTAAAGGAAATAAGTTACGTGATGTCACATTATCATCCGATTTTTTAGAGTATCTTAAACGTTATCGCCGTTATAGAGGCTTGCCAAGTTTACCGACAGTAGATGAACCTCATGCAATTATTCATAAATTGCGAGGACAAGGTGGCATGGAAGTTCGACAAATTCGCAGGCTCGTTCAGCAAAGTTTTGATTTAGCAGAAAAATCATTAAGAAAAGATGGATTCATTGATGATGCGGATCAACTGTGTTCAGCGACAGCTCATTGGTTACGACATACTGGTGCAACCCATGATGCACAATCGCGGCCATTAAAACATTTGTCTGAAGATTTGGGTCATGCAAAACTCGCAACCACTGACCAAATTTATATTCAAACCAACGTAAAAGAACGAGCTAAGTCAGGAATAACAAGGAAAATTTAG